Genomic DNA from Vagococcus luciliae:
AGAGAGTACAGAGTTTCTAAAGCATCATAGATTTTATACGACAAAATATCTTGTGGTTCGTTTTCATATTTTGTCAATTCCTCCTTTGAAATCTCAAAAGGTAACTCCGTAATCTTTGAAATTATTTCGTTCATCCCTTGTTTAGTAAGAAGTAGTCTATTTAGTTTCTCAGAGGTCTTATAACTGCTAAATTCCCAATAAAAATGCCAAATTTCATATCTTTTCACAGAAAAAATTTTTGTAAAATAATCTAATTCTTCACTTGTGAGTTCTACAATTATCTCAGCTATTTTGGGAATTTCCGGTATCTCTTTGAAAAGATATGTTTCAACATTTTTATTTGCATAATAATGTCTGCCTTTCAGCTCATGCATATTTTTTATCTTTTTGTTTAAAATCAGATCTACTATCAACGATTGACAATTAATCACATAGTCTAAATTTTCAGAAATAGTGTAAATAGATTTTGAAATAAGTTTCGATAGCTCATTATGTTTGATCACAACAATTTTGAATGACTCATTATTTTTTCTATCAATAATCTTTCGAACTTCTCTTTTTTGACTATAAAAATAGAAAAAGAATAAGACAGGCACTACCGTTAACAGTGCAACAACTGCAGGCAATTTAGAAAAAATATCTCCAAAATTAATTTTTATTGTGAAAGCTTTTTTAAGAAATCCCAAAAGATATTCCCACTGACTATATACCCAGTCTACATTGATTATATTTAACGTGAATAGCGTGAGAACTACCGCTAATATTGCAGGTAAACTTATCACAACTCTGATAATAACAAATATTTTTTTAAATAAAGTTGATTTTGATATTCCAACCCATACTGGGCTTAAATTTGAATTACCATATCCAACCCACCCTAATCTTAAAAATTTAAAAGCTCTCGATGCATTGTAATTAACTCTTATCATAAACAAAGCTAACCCAACATTCTTACTCGTTATTGAAAGTCTGCCCAATGTCTCTAAATTAGAACTGATTAAAACATAACTTTCAAGAATCAAAAAATCATAAATTATTAAGAAAAAGCATATTTCTAAAAAAACTATTAAACATAACCCAAAAAGATTTCCTGAGGTTACATCCAAATTAAATGATATTATAGCATGTATTACAGTTTGCACATTTGTAATCAAAAGAATAAAAACCACGATACCTACTATCCATTTAAATAACTTTTTAGACATTTATTCCTCCTATGAAACTATAAGAATTTGATTTCTTAGTACATACTTTCAATTGTTTATTTGCACATTTTTAAAGTATAAATGTTTCTTTTTCTTTTCTACTGGAACATCAAATTTAGTTCTTATATAACGCAATGTATTCTTATAATGTTCCATATTTCTTTCTTTTTCTATAGATTGTATCGCTGCTATGCATCCTTGAAATCTATTACAAGTATCAATAAACTCATCTTGAACGAAATTACTTGGATCTTTATCCATTTCAAGTAACAAACTATAGTAATCATACATCTTTTTATTAAGTTTTTTAGGAGCTTTTTTAGTATTCTCATGAATAATTACCCCAGTAATTCGTGTATGATTACAGATTGTTAACCTCGTCTTTTTCTTATTGACCTGTAAACCATATTTTTCTATTATTGCAATTGCTTCTCTCCGCTTACTAGTATGGATAAACTTATCGGATGAAAATGTAAAGTCATCATAGTAAGCTGAAAAAGTAAAATTATTTCTTTTCGAAAAAACATCTAACTCTTCGTACATTTGATGATAAGATAGAAAACTTAGCATAGGACTTGTTGAAAAACCTTGTGGTAAAAAACGCTCTTCATCTTTCTTTATAGTCGTCAAATTAGTTAAAATTTTTGCTATATCCGCTGGCTGAGACATCGTATTATGAAAAAAATCATAAACATATGAATCTTTAGTACTAGGAAAAAAATTTGTGATATCTAGCAATAGCAAATATTCTTTCTCCAAATGTCTACTTGCATTGTCCACATATCCCACAAGAGGAATCCCCCCATATATGTAATGTGGAAAACCAATATAGCTCAGTCTCTTAACAATATTTTTAAGTGCTCTTTTGTGAGCATCTGATGGGTTATATAATTCTCTAATTTTTCCATTAACTTCTTTAAAAAATGGTTCCACTTCGTAATTACTATCAACATCTTTTAAAGTTTTTAATTCCAACTGCAGTAGTTCTGACAAGTATTTTTTATTTGATACCCCGTAAAGCCTAGATTTAGCAAAATCCATAAAAAAAATCCCCTTCTTTTATAAGAAAGAGATGAAGCCAAGTTTTCTAATAATTGGACAACTTCTATTAGAAAAGGCAAGACTTTATACAGAACGCCTAGAACGAATCCTAGAACCATTATTACGACTTTGAAAGCACCAATGATGCCTTGAATATCTGCAATAAGCTTGAGACAATTAAAAAAGCTCAAAGTTCCATTTTTATATGTCCGTTGTTTAAGCCACTGTTTAACCAGAACAATTTTAGACACTTGCTTGTTTTTGCTCATGACATTTACCTCCTATAATTATTTAGGTCATTAAGACCCTCCCCTGCGTTATAATTATAGATTTAGAAGTTAAACAGTCTTGTTAACGCTTCACTCTTACTTAGCTAACAACTTTTATTAGCTTGATTAAATCCCCTGCTTCTCACTGAGTGATACAACACAAAGTCGTAACATCATAGACTCATACTATAGTCCAGATATGCGTAATCATGATATCAAAACAAATTTTGACGTCAATAGAACATGCAGGGGCTTTTTCATACCGCTATTGTTTTGTATAATAGCAAATTTATTTGCAGGGAACTCTAGGTAATTGTTCTAAAATAATGATATCACAATAGTAAAAAACAATCAATATAGCGTTTTCTTTTATACTATATGAAATATTTGTAGGTCTGTTTCATCTGCAATAACTCCCACAACTATGTAGCACTTTTTAAGGATTTTCATCCAAAAACTATTTTTCGTTTCAATTATATATGAAACGCAGAAACCCTTGTATATCATTGTTTATAAAGCTTTATTTCATTTCGTTTCATGTATCAAAACTTATTAGCCTTTTGCAAAAGTCAAAAAAAGAGTACCCCAAGTGAGCACTGTAGCTCATTTAAAGGGTACCCTTAGTACGGTCACAAAACAACGGGGTAGGGTTC
This window encodes:
- a CDS encoding reverse transcriptase family protein; protein product: MDFAKSRLYGVSNKKYLSELLQLELKTLKDVDSNYEVEPFFKEVNGKIRELYNPSDAHKRALKNIVKRLSYIGFPHYIYGGIPLVGYVDNASRHLEKEYLLLLDITNFFPSTKDSYVYDFFHNTMSQPADIAKILTNLTTIKKDEERFLPQGFSTSPMLSFLSYHQMYEELDVFSKRNNFTFSAYYDDFTFSSDKFIHTSKRREAIAIIEKYGLQVNKKKTRLTICNHTRITGVIIHENTKKAPKKLNKKMYDYYSLLLEMDKDPSNFVQDEFIDTCNRFQGCIAAIQSIEKERNMEHYKNTLRYIRTKFDVPVEKKKKHLYFKNVQINN